The genomic window ACAATTGATCAGAGTGATGTAAGAATATGTGGTGAGCTGAAAACAGCCTCCGGATTCAGTTGTTTGCTCCCTTTTTGAGGTCACGACCTCAGGTTTTTAGGGTTACACCAAACGAGAAGAATCTAGAACGTGTCTTCTATCCACATACGAACCTCCTCCGATGCGACAGGTGTAACCCGATCGGATGACGAGAGACGCTTGAGGTTTTGGGGGAGAAAGGCGTGAAGCAGCAGATCATGTCTTCCTATTTCCTGCGGTCTGCTGACTCGGTGTAATGCGTCACCGTTTTGGAGCCGCGGCGATCGGACAACGGATCCGGTGACTCCCGGTGGCTTCGTCAGGTCAAAAAGTCCGGAAGATGACGAGATGGTGGAGAAACAATGCAGACGCTGCAAGCGGATAACTGCTGCGTTTGTGGCGCGGGCGGAAAGGTGATATCAGATGAGAAAAAATCCAGTTGGTGGCGCTATTGTCGACTTCAGTCGCCGCCAAACGGATCATGAAAGTCATATGTAGACAAGAATTCCGGAGCAAAGTCAGGTTCTCATCCCCGGCTGCTAGCGCTCGAGCACACAGGCTCGCGGTTGAGGTGGGGTTCAAGAGGTTCTCATCACTCCCCTAAGATCTCCATGGAAACAATATCCGCAGAGAGTGATGAGGTCAGAGCCTCGGAAGTCCCGCTATGTTCCGCtgctaaaataaacatttcaaaatcgTGAGATGTGTGACTGAAATGCTAATTTTAGCCCCGGCAACATGCTGATGTTTAGCAGCTAGAATGTTTATTTCCATTCAGCCACAGTTTAAACTGATGGTCCCTTCCTACTGAGCTCCAGTAGAAGTAGGGCTGCATCATCgtttgttctgtttctttacGCATCGATAGAGGattaaaatgagaataaaagatGAAGTCTGTTCCttttttgggggaggggggctggtCTCCCAAGTTTAGTCCAGCAGATCCAGCATTTATAAAGGCCTCAGatcttcatcacttcatcaaaggcCTTCTGTGCTAGACCGTTTCCTCTCCTTTTATCCTTTTGGAAATGTGACTCCCTGGTTGCatgcccctctctctctccccccgtgTCTCTGCATCCTTGTTTGCCCTCTGTCCTTCTCTGTGAAGTCACATGTGAAAGTGATTGGCTTAATCCCCATCACCAGCTGTGTTTAGCCTACTTTACGTTCGGAGCGTTCGGCTTCCTCGCGTTCGCTTTTGTCCGTGTGGGATTAGCAGGAAAATGCGAGAGCAAGCGCGAGTTCTGACCCACTGGGTTCAGACACAGTGCTTCTTTTTTTACCCATCAGCCCCCTTCATACCATTCATGTCGCTCTGGATCTCTTACCAAAATTTCAACTGGCAGCCTTACAGTCCGCCGTCCTGCCAATGTAAACCCAAAGAAGTGAAGCCTCAAGGGGATTTGAATTCgaataaattcattcaaattcCTGAACTATAAATATGCTGCTCTTTTATGACGAGACACATTTTCGGCGTGATTTAGGAGATTTGAATAAAGCAAACAAGCGGAGCTGAGAGTAAACACGGCGGCAGCGCCGATAAGAGCAGCGTCACGTGAACGCAAGGGCACGGATGTCGTTTACAAGCTGCTAGAAGCTAGATGCCATCACCATCCTTGGATTCAGGTTGGGTCAAACTCACTTGCGAGTTGGGTGAGTCGATCAGAGGATCAGGTGGAGTTAGCTGCTCTGCTGATGATGCTCTGGTCCCAGTGTTATCTTCACGCTCTACTAGAGACCAAAGAAGACCTctgttctttgtgttctttgATTACTTATTGATCGATTTGCTCTCTTCACAGGATCCGGGGCCTTCTCCACCATCCCCTCTTTTGGGACACAAGCCTCTGCAGCTGATCGAGGTGAAAGCCAGGGGGCGCTTCGGATGCGTGTGGAAGGCGCAGCTCATCAACGAATTTGTGGCAGTGAAGATCTTCCCGATCCAGGTAAGGAACGGGACATTTCTACAACAACCAGAGGAAACTTCCCGGATGAAATTAAGTTGAACGCATTCTCCGCTCTGATCCAGGACAAGCTCTCGTGGCAGAACGAGTACGAGATCTACAGCGTGAAAGGCATGAAGCACGATAACATCCTGCACTTCATCAGCGTGGAGAAAAGGAACAACAACCTGGACCTGGAGCTGTGGCTCATCACCGCCTACCACGATAAGGTACGCCGTCTGAGGTGGACACGGAGGCGATGACGTCGCGCCAGTCGATTCCCAGCATGGGAATCGTTTTGGGCTCCTCTGAACCTACAATTTTTTTCCATCAGTAGAGGCAGTAATGAACCCAATATCCAGCAGGAGGAATCTGATTACTGTCAAGAGTTGTGGTTGAGGGACCGACTGATCCATAATCATAATTTACTCCCTGCTGTTCCATTTAAACTGCATTTTGTCAGAGGATGTGGGCTTACTTCCCCTCGCTGTGCTGCAGTCACCCCTTCACAACACAGGGTGCTTTAAATACCTGTATTTTAGGGTAATTACAGTCAGAGCAGAAAGTCTCTCTGATATTTATGAAAGTTTTTTATAAGTAtgtattagttttttttaaaagtatttaggTTTACCTGAGCTCTAACTGACAAAAAGCTTTTTGTTTCCTGACAGTTTTCAGATCTGCAGCACCGCTGGAACGGTGATTGCAGAGTTCACGGCGCCCTTGACAGCTGATTTATGCCTCGATGTTCGAAGCTTCCGAGCAGATTTATGCGTTCATATTAGCGACATGTGCCAGCTTGATCTGCGGCTCCACAACTCCCTCTTTTCCGCAGATATTTACAGCTGTCTTTTTAGAGGAATCTCAGCTGGTCCTCTAGCATTTTCACAAAACTAGACCAGGATGGAAGAATCATCGAGGGAAAGGGTCGGCCAGGACGAGTCTTCATCTGTTGGAGGAGCTCGCCCCCTAGTGGCCACTCAGCTAATTACACGTGTCTTTGTCAGATTTGACCTTGTGTCATATTGACATGTTATGTAAGAACAAAGATGCTGTATAACGGATACAGGGAGGAGCTGATGCCTTTTGGGTTTGGAATCTCTGTCGTTGGAGCCAAGTAGCtgccaaaaaaagaacaaaacctcCAGgggtttttgtttccatgtttgATCCCCCAGCATCAGCAGCACTCAGGTTTCTCTTTTCCCTGCTGGTGTTCCCTCAGGGCTCGCTGACGGACTACCTGAAGGCCAACGTGGTTTCATGGAATGAGCTGTGCCACATCACCCAGACGGCGGCCCGCGGCCTCGCCTACCTCCACGAAGACATCCCGGGACACAAGGATGGACACAAACCCTCCATCGCTCACAGGTACGCTAATAGAAACACCTGAGGGAGGCTCTTCTGGCTGCAGGAGGCTTTTAATGGCGTTTCCTTCgcatctctgtgtgttttagGGACATTAAGAGTAAGAACGTGCTGCTGAAGAATAACCTCACTGCCTGCATAGCCGACTTTGGCCTCGCTCTGCAGTTTGAAGCGGGAAAATCAGCAGGAGACACACACGGACAGGTAAAGTTCTAGTAGCTGTTTCAATGGGCCCCCCACGGGGTCCTCCTGTGTAGAGCAGGTGGGAGTACCAGACATCGCCTACAGGTGGCAGCGTGGCACGCCTTCACAggcttctctcttcttctgtttccgTCCCGGTGTCGACGTTAAGGTGGGAACGCGTCGCTACATGGCTCCTGAAGTCCTGGAAGGCGCCATCAATTTCCAGCGCGACTCCTTCCTGCGAATCGACATGTACGCCTTCGGCCTGGTCCTGTGGGAGCTGGTGGCGAGGTGCACGGCCGCCGACGGTGAGTCCGGTGCATGAAAACGTCGAAACCCGCGGCCCTGAGCGAAGACCCGTCTGATGTAACACACTTGCGGTGATGCGTTTGCAGGCCCGGTGGATGAGTACATGCTCCCGTTCGAGGAGGAGGTGGGTCAGCATCCGTCTCTGGAGGACATGCAGGAGGTGGTGGTTCATAAGAAGCTGAGGCCCTGCCTGAGAGACTGCTGGCAGAAACACACGGTGAGGAGACAGGATTCCAATATGTTCCCCATCTACGTTGATCGATCTATCGATCTATAgcgacacaaacaggaagtgttttaaACGGCGTTTCCGTTCCAGGGTCTGGCGATGCTCTGCGAGACCATCGAGGACTGCTGGGACCACGAGGCCGAGGCCCGCCTGTCCGCCGGCTGCGTCGAGGAACGCATCGGCCAAATGCAGCGACAAGCCCCCGTCATCGGCCCGGAAGAGATCGTCACCGTCGTCACCATGGTGACCAACGTGGACCTCCCTCCAAAGGAGTCCAGCTTATGATCGGCCGATCCGACCGCATCAAAAACGGGGATGAGCGGCCGACCCTGGTTGGTCGGcgtggtgtgtgtggttttcttcttctttttttttttttttttcggtttttACTTTCGGTTTTTCTTTCAGTGCAGGCCGCTACTCGCGTTCAGGAAACACCCCTGCGCCCTAACCTCACGACCACATCCGTCGATACCCACCTCATTTTGATACGCGTGCCTGAGGATTTCTAACCGACGGGACTCCCCAAGAACCGTTCAGGATGTTACGGCGACGGAAGAGACGGGACACTTTTATCACGTATTGATTTTTCTACCGTCACACGGGAGAGCAGCCGGTCCGGCCCTGGTGGAGATCCGAGTGCCGATCTCAGAACTCTCACAGCATtttagtgttaaaaaaaaaaaaaggaggagcgCCCCCTCTGGATACAGTCgatgttttcttgtgtttttttttttttttaacagacgACTATCGTTTTGCCAATAAGCAACAGCTTCTGAATGTTTATAGTGTTAATGCTGCTGTACATAGTGTGTCACGGACCCTGACGACTTGGTAATCAAGCTTATTTTAAAGGGTTGAGGGGGGGGGAAAGGAAGGGAGGGGAGGGTCCATTTTCAAGCATTAACAACGATAAAAACCATAAACCTCCTTCAACCAAGGTATACCTCATGTGAGACGAACGCGGTTTTAGATTCGCCTCCTTGTTCGCAGTCACGCGTCACGCATCGCACTCTCCACGACTCCTAACGTCAGGCGATCTGACGGGGAGGCCATACGCCCGTCGACCAGTTTTCTCCCTCGTTCCTTCCCCCTTTTCTCTTCAGCTCCGGTTTGATTTCAGCGACTTTCTCTTTAGTTTTTCTAGTTTTTCTTCTGGTAATAATcttttagaaaaaagaaaaaaaaatcccatgatgaagttttgtttttcattttggtttgCCGTGTCTGTTGTCAGAGGTGTAATAATATCCACCACTGACAAACCCTGAGatctgtatttacagtatatgtatttataGCCATCCGGATTAGCGCTGGGTGTCGGGGGGCCTCCGATGCTGAAGCGCTTCGCGCTCTGGATCGGTCGGACCCGGGTCCGGttctggagggagggggggtacaTGTATTTCGCTGAGCCAGCTTGCTTTTGCTTTGATTGCACACATCTCTGGATTTCTATCACGAGTGTTCTGCTCTGTTTTGATACACCTCAGGAATCTTTGCCACtcacctccccctcctcctcctcttcctcctcctcctcttcctcatcatcctcctcttgcTGAGTCTTGCTTTCCTTTCCTCGCCTCATCTCGTCCAACATGGTGCTTTCAAGGGCTGCTCGGAAatgacaagttgttttttttccttgcatTCCATTTGCAGAAGAGACTCAATGactttcagttttaaaaattcACTCTGCAAATTCTGAACAGACTTCCAGTCGCTTCAATCTTTATTGGTTATTTATTGACGATGGTAGCCTCAGTTAGCAAAATGCtcaaattttagtttttttaaactccTGCCGACTCTTCAGCTCTGAAGAACACGACGAATCACCGAGTTGAGACGAGGAATCTACCTTCCCTTTCATCCTGGCGCCATTTCTATGTGCCCATATTAGTTCCTCTTGTAGATgtcaggcaaaaaaaacaaaacaaaaacggatGTATCTGTCACTGTTGCGACGGCAGCAAtgagtttttaattttcctCTGAGGAACATCGAACACTGGTGCCGGCAGACCTGCAGTCTCTCCTCAAGCTTTGGGACGGTTTTTTCACGGGATGCAGTTTAAAGTCAAGcgtttcaacaaaaaaaaaaccaaaaaaatgaagTTGCGCCGATAGAAATACTTAGAAACACGAagaaacttcttctttttttgccaGACCGTTTTCACATTCAGGGCAAGACGTGCTTTCATCATTACATGCTAGACATGTAGCGCAGCCAAGTGAACAACCGGAACACAGGAAATACTTAAGCTGCAatattttctgctgttgtttctctttcttttttttaaaattaaaagattttatTGAGCTCGTGTAGCTCAATATTGTCTAACtagagctcttttttttttttttttaacgactaAGCATCTTTAGATCTCAGAAACCGTCTTAagcttgtttctctgcagcGTGAGGACAGGAATCAGGACCCGTATGAGACTTATCATCATAAAGGTACCACGGACCTGAAGGAAGTAGAAGCCATCATCTTATTTACTTGTAGCACGAGTACCTATATTTGCAAATAACTATCAGCCATGATCTAAGGTCCTAATGAAGCTTAAGACGTCAGGGACGCTCGGTTCTgcccccctccgccccccccagcagctctTGGATCAGCACTACCTCGTTCACAGGGTGTTAAAGGGGTAGAAAGTCAACTAAAATCTTTACGTTAGGGATTCCCAAGTTGTTCAAAACGTTGTGCAGCTGGAGTGAAGCTCCAGTCGAAATGAGAAAGAAGTTTCCTCGTGTTTTTAGCTCGATGCAATTTTCCTTCTGTGTAAACTTCGACCGATTGGCTCAGTATTACCGTTATCGTCCCGGGTTTGTGCTCTCgaatgcaaaaaacaacaacagcaacaacaaaaaacccttcAGTGTTTTCAACGTTTTGAGTTTAAACTGCTTCCGGAAGCCGACCcaaaacgacaaaaaaaaaaaaaaaaccaccattCAGGGATTCAGTACTATGCTTTTCTAAGTTCTCGCAAGTTATATGCAACCGGTGCCGCAAAACCTACCCTACACACACCGCCGTAGGATCAGCTGCAGGAGCGACTCAATACACACAGATATCTTGtagcattttcattttttaaatcctcGCATATTgatgtgttgtatttatttgtttgatttacagGCTCCAGGTTTTTTGGGATCAGAGCTCAACGAAAGAGTTGAGGCACGATTTTAAGGTCGGGGTGgtgtgggcgggggggggggtgggtgtgtgtgtggttgtaatTCAGGAAATACTTTCTTTAATTCAAAAAGAACAACTGTAACATGCTTCTTTCTATCAGTCTATGGACAAACAACCGAGAATGAATGTTCTTCTGACCCCTGGATCTcagtattgtgtgtgttttgatggatcgagccccccccccccccccccccccccgcgccctGTGGAACTTGTAAAGGGCTCTGGTGGCTGGTTTTGGTGTGATTGTGCCACCCTCGCCGTAGaaacttattaaaaaaaaacccacgttCTGAGATCCGTTCATGACAGACACGCTTCAAGGAGAGTTTGCGCTTCATCCTGAAGCTTGCCTTTCCCACGATTCAAAGCAGCGCCGAAATTTCCCAGCATTCATCAGCTCCTTGAACCCACTCACGTCTCCTCTGGTTCTCTGGCCTGCCTGTTTCGAAACTGttcggagggggggggggggacccagCGAGGTCACGTTATGGATGGAAAGTGTAGAAAGCGCCGACCAATCACAAGCTCCCGTTTAAAGGTGTGTGAATGGACGCAGGCTTCACGGCTCAGCCTCCCGTCGCTGTGCATAGAAAACTACCAGTGAAACATTTGTGTCTTGTTGCCCCTCCAGGCGCTGTACAGACATGACAACATAAATACTTGTATTAACTATATACTCTGAGCTGAAACTTTATAAGTGTGTGTTGAACTTCAATGTTTCCTCCACATCCATTCTTATCTTTTTTCTGGTGTTTTTGACGCAGCAGCGAGGcgaaaaaaaaccctcccttCACCGTGCGAAACGTAAAAAGGTGCGCTTTGTGTAAGCTTAAAAAAAGCTGGTGTACTTTGTGAGGCATCTAAGaaagcactaaaaaaaaaaaaaagtaaatcacaTCCaacctgaggggaggggggggtgtttaaGGAGCCCGTCTGGGTCCCCCTGAGAGTCTGAAGAATCCCCCCAAAGCTCTCAAAAGAGCATTTGCAATATGTGTTAACGCAATCAGCCACTACAGGGATTTCATTCCAGCATCTCAGTCTCCTGCTCTCCCCCCCCCACGTTTGGTGAGAATCTTAGAGGAATCATTGAACTCCAGTgactgacaccccccccacacacacacacacgcacacacacacaccaagaatGTCTTGGCAGCAGGATACgtctggctgccagggctgaaatttctacaaaaaaaaatatagaaataaaaaatgagacaCTACAAGCATTTTTGACCCCACATTTCTCAAAGCTCTGGAGTTGCAGCGCTGATCCAGGATCTGCAGAGGTCGTGTTCACAGGGTTTCTGGTGTCCCGAGAAGAAAATCGGGACATCTTTGCCATTTTCACTCTCCATACATGTTATATCTTACAATAAATGTGAaactaaaaaaaggaaataaagtcGGGAATTtcaaactgggggggggggggaacaccAAAATCATCCCAAGATTTCTCAAATCTGCTGgggtttgacctctgacctcctgttGGAGGAAGTATTACATCAGAAAACTCTTTCAGAAACCCTGGAAGCGTGACCCCAGAGGAGACTGGTCCCTGCCCAGCGCCGCCACTCACAGCAACTGGTTTTTCAGCTGAAGTGATCCACGTgttgtaaataaatgtgtttttagattGTGACTGTTTCTTTCATTGATGCCGCAGAATGCGTTACTACTCTGCCCCCTACAGGCAGCTGAGGTAATGCAGAATGACTCATTGGATGGAATTCCCATATTCCCTTAATGGGAAATCAAAGTTTTACCAAACCACAAGCGTTAGAGCTAAAAATGAGTTTTATCTGTATATTTATTAAACTATTTGGTGAAATAGAAGACAATGCATCAGAACACTGATGTGGCCCACTGCTTGACATCGATGGGGCATTGTGGGTACTTCTGCAGGGCCTCAGTGATCTGGCTGTGGTCCAGCATGAGCCTCATGAGCTGGTACTCCCTCTGGGTTTTGGACGCCGCGCCGTCGACGGGTCggatcagctccagctgctgcaggtgtTCGAAGGCCTGAGGACGGAGGAGAGAGACTGAATCAAAGACTAATCCTTAAACGTTTCCGATCGGGACAAACGGCTCCAAACCTTCATGATGACAGGCTGCTCAAAGTTGTACATGGAGTGTGACCTCTTCAGGAATTTCTTAAACTCTGGAAGAAACAATATAAAGTCACGTCGCCGCCGTGGAGAAGGTGTGGCTTTGGATCT from Antennarius striatus isolate MH-2024 chromosome 24, ASM4005453v1, whole genome shotgun sequence includes these protein-coding regions:
- the LOC137591176 gene encoding activin receptor type-2A-like; the encoded protein is MGDATKLAFAVFLITCSSGAILGRSEKQECIYYNSNWEKEGTNRSGIEPCYGEKDKRRHCFATWKNFSNTVEIVKQGCWLDDINCYDSNECVERKESPDVFFCCCEGNMCNEKFLYAPEASPQSDPQQSTAYTTSNPFSPKPQLFSTLLYSLVPIIGLAAVVLFSFWMWRHHQLAYPAALVPTHDPGPSPPSPLLGHKPLQLIEVKARGRFGCVWKAQLINEFVAVKIFPIQDKLSWQNEYEIYSVKGMKHDNILHFISVEKRNNNLDLELWLITAYHDKGSLTDYLKANVVSWNELCHITQTAARGLAYLHEDIPGHKDGHKPSIAHRDIKSKNVLLKNNLTACIADFGLALQFEAGKSAGDTHGQVGTRRYMAPEVLEGAINFQRDSFLRIDMYAFGLVLWELVARCTAADGPVDEYMLPFEEEVGQHPSLEDMQEVVVHKKLRPCLRDCWQKHTGLAMLCETIEDCWDHEAEARLSAGCVEERIGQMQRQAPVIGPEEIVTVVTMVTNVDLPPKESSL